The following coding sequences lie in one Seriola aureovittata isolate HTS-2021-v1 ecotype China chromosome 5, ASM2101889v1, whole genome shotgun sequence genomic window:
- the LOC130169236 gene encoding putative uncharacterized protein BRD3OS gives MSDCDPPAIKEPGPGSPGPGRPPLAEKALSESYAQLRYRDTSLLIWQQQQQELQVAPPSTFLNRSQSTWYSSYGNQAVLVRDKRGLEDAEGRSRICSVM, from the coding sequence ATGTCAGACTGTGATCCACCGGCTATAAAGGAacctggtcctggttctcctggtccTGGTCGCCCCCCCCTGGCAGAAAAGGCTTTGTCGGAGTCTTATGCCCAGCTGCGGTACCGGGACACGTCCCTGCTGatctggcagcagcagcagcaggagctgcaggtggCCCCCCCCTCCACGTTCCTGAACCGCAGCCAGTCCACCTGGTACAGCAGCTACGGAAACCAGGCCGTGCTAGTCCGGGACAAGAGGGGCCTGGAGGATGCTGAAGGCCGGTCCAGGATCTGCAGTGTCATGTAG
- the LOC130169234 gene encoding inactive phospholipid phosphatase 7-like: MPGSQARSRARDRNNVLNRPEFMSLNQPPRREQGPGEGRGGGGPKRATFRQQSQQEDTGLRGSRDSSEGGPAADGGVKDGSRWPEQDCMQLNPSFRGIAINSLLAIDISLSKRLGVCARPHGPGAPLRSMVTLLALSGHALPWLFGTLICLWRSNTLAGQEVLVNLLLALILDLMTVAGMQKLVKRRGPWDFPPGLLDYIAMDTYSFPAAHASRAVMVSKFLLNHLVLAVPLRILLYLWAFLVGVSRVLLGKHHLSDVGCGFALGFLHFTLVESVWLDSATCQTLISIGTLRWTLLV, translated from the exons ATGCCCGGCAGCCAGGCCCGGTCCCGGGCCAGAGACCGGAACAACGTCCTGAACCGGCCCGAGTTCATGTCCCTGAACCAGCCCCCTCGCAGGGAACAGGGGCCAGGGGAGGGGCGGGGGGGCGGTGGTCCGAAGAGAGCCACGTTCAGACAGCAGAGTCAGCAGGAGGACACAGGACTGAG ggGGTCCAGGGACTCCTCAGAGGGGGGTCCAGCAGCTGATGGGGGGGTGAAAGACGGGTCTCGTTGGCCGGAGCAGGACTGCATGCAGCTGAACCCGTCATTTCGAGGCATCGCCATCAACTCTCTGCTCGCCATCGACATCAGCCTGTCGAAGCGCCTGGGCGTGTGCGCCCGGCCCCATGGCCCCGGGGCACCGCTCCGCTCCATGGTGACCCTGCTGGCCCTCAGCGGACATGCCCTGCCGTGGCTTTTCGGGACTCTGATCTGCCTGTGGAGGAGCAATACACTGGCCGGACAGGAAGTCCTGGTCAACCTGCTGCTGG ctCTGATCCTGGATTTGATGACGGTCGCCGGGATGCAGAAGTTGGTCAAACGCAGAGGACCCTGGGATTTCCCTCCAGGGCTTTTGGACTACATCGCCATGGATACATATTCTTTCCCAGCAGCCCACGCCAGCCGAGCTGTCATGGTGTCCAAGTTCCTGCTGAACCACCTGGTGCTGGCG GTGCCCCTGAGGATCCTGCTCTACCTGTGGGCCTTCCTGGTGGGCGTGTCCCGAGTGCTGCTGGGTAAACATCACCTGTCGGATGTAGGATGTGGATTTGCTCTCGGCTTCCTGCACTTCACTCTGGTGGAGTCTGTTTGGCTGGACTCTGCTACCTGCCAGACCCTCATCTCCATTGGCACGCTCCGCTGGACTCTGCTGGTTTAG